Within the Beduinella massiliensis genome, the region GCCAGGCGCTCGGCCATGGTCTTTTCGCCGCGCTTGCGGGAAAACTCGACCAACCAGCGCAGGGCCAGCGTCTGACGGCGCTCCGGACGGATCTCGACCGGAACCTGATAGGTCGCGCCGCCGACGCGGCGGGCCTTGACCTCCAAGGACGGCAGGATGTTGTTCAGGCCGGCCTGGAACACCTCCATCGCGTCCTTGCCGGACTTTTCGGCGATCGCGGAGAAAGCATCGTAGCAAACGGCCTGCGCGACGCCGCGCTTGCCGTCGAGCATCACCTGATTGATGAGCTTGGTCACGAGGGTCGTTCCGTATACCGGATCCGGCAGCACCTCGCGCTTGGGAATAAATCCACGTCTGGGCATTGTAATACCTCCCTATAACGAGTCACAAAATACTCTGAAAGTTGCGTGCGATCCGGACGCCCGGCACGCAAAACGCCTCAGCATGACGCTTTGTGCGCGGGATTGCGCTCCCCGGCCCGTGAAGGCTTCAGCCCTCCGCCGTTCCTTGCGGAAAGCCTTCCTTTCGCCGCCCTGAAAGGCAACTGTCTTCTTTACGCGTCTGCGCCTTCGCGCAGAGCCTGCGTGACCGCGGTCCGAGCCGTAAGGCCCGGATTACTTCTTCGGGCGTTTTGCGCCGTACAGAGAACGGGACTGCATACGCTTGGCGACGCCGGCCGCGTCCAGCGCGCCACGGATGATGTGGTAGCGCACGCCAGGCAGGTCACGCACACGGCCGCCGCGAATCAACACGACGCTGTGCTCCTGCAGGTTGTGACCGATACCCGGAATATAGCAGGTGCCCTCGATGGAGTTCGTCAGACGAACACGAGCGATTTTACGCAGAGCCGAATTCGGCTTTTTCGGCGTGGTGGTCTTGACCGAGAGGCAGACACCGCGCTTCTGCGGGCACTTCTGCAAGATAGGCGCGGTCGACTTGTTGACGACCTTTTCTCTTCCCTTGCGGATCAACTGATTGATCGTAGGCATGGAAGCACCTCCTTGATTTCTTCAAACTTAAAATGAAAAACATCTATCTATAAAAATCCGCGCAACCCTCGCGAACCTTATAGCGGACACAGGCCCTTAAGACCGCAGAAAACCCGGGCACAGCCAAAGAGGCTGTCCCAGGAAAGGGCACGTTTTACCTGCGCTGAACGCCAGCGGCGGCCGCGCCGACGTCGATGCCGCATGCCTGACCGAGCACCTTCATGGATTCGATCTCCTGACAGGGGATGTTCATGTCATAGCAACGGTCCATCACCCGCTTCGTCAGAAACGGGTCCGCGTCGCGCGCCACATACGCGCGGGCTACATTGCCCGCATCCAGCGCGCGCAGGAGCTGTTTGGTGCCGACGATTCGTCTGTCGGCATCGCTTAGCTCTGAAAGCATGATGACCTTCCTTTCGTTTTGCACAGCAGCATATAGACAGGCTGCGCAATAAACCATTATATGATACCATCGCGCGCACTGACTGTCAATGCAATTCCCTTTATTTTTCTAAAAAAGCGCTGTGCGGGGCACTTTGACCGATGAAATGCGCCTCGCACATACACTTGTCATATTATAACCTGTCCTTCCGCCGATTTCAAGCGCATCCCCGGCGGATTCCACGTTATTTTTTTCGCACCCGCCCGAAAACTCATCCCACGTCGTCCTCCGGGTGCAGATCGAGGAAGGCGATTTCCCGTTGGAAGAGCGAATAGCCGACGCGCCCGTCCACGCCGCTCCCCTCCTGGGCGAAGTCCAGCACGACAAAAATATCCGTATCCGTCTTTTCGTAGCGGTTGTTCGCAAAGAGCGTCCCATACGGCAAGATCTCACCATACGGCACGTCCGTACGCTTTAAAAAATCCTCGGCAGCCGCCCGGATATCCTGCATGCGCATCTCATACGCCCCGGCATCCCCCGTGCCCGCGCTGTCTATGAGATTTCCCATGCCCCCGACCGGCTCGTCCGCGCCCAGCACCCACGCAAAATCCCACTTTTGGGCGTAAGCGACCATGTCGGGAATGCCCGTCTCCTGCCAGAAGTCCCGCTCGCCCGTGTGCACCCGGTGCACCCGGCGCACGCCCTCTTCGTTCAGTTCCACACGGTAGAGCAGCCCGCTCCCGTCCTGCGGGACGTATTCTACGGTCGTCCACGCCCTTCGCGTTCCGTCTGTCTGGTAAGCTCACTCCGTTTCGCGCGCCGTAAACTGTGCCTCCGCCTCCGGCGTCACGTCGAAAAATCGCTGCAGGGCTTCCCTCGCCTGATCGATTGCGGCGCCGGCAGGCTTTAATTGCTCCTCTGACGCTTCGTCCGGTAATCCCGCTTTTGTCCCCCGGCATCTTCGGCAAATGCCCAGGACGCCGTCGTGAGAATCACCAAAAGGCCTATGACGACCCCATATATCTTTCTCATCCTGTCATCCGTTTGAGTCCACGTTCAAATCCACATAAGCGATCCGGCGCTGATAGAGCGAATAGCCCACCTGAATATATCCGCCGGACGAGTATAGCGTCCCTTCCGGTTTCTCGTAAGAAAACACAAGATAAACGTCCGTGTCCTTTCCGGCTATAACCTCCTGGCTATAAGTCAGCAGCGCGCCGACCGCCCAGTCGCCGCTCCAGGCTTTATGTGGGATGCCCTGCTTTTGCAGGTATTCAGATATCCCCTCTTCTACCTCTCGGATGCGCTGTACGTCCTCCAATGCCCACTGCGCATCCCAGGCGTAAAGCATCTCTTCCCGATCTGCATCGTCGATCGGGTTCGCTCCGCTCAGCCCTGTGTATGCGCGCTGGACGCGCCGGACGCCGTCCGCGTTCAATTCCACGCGATACAGCCATTCTCCGCCGTCCTGCGGCGTCAGTTCGACCGTCTTCCAGGTCCAGACGGGGTATTGCGCGTTCATGTGGTATTGCGAAGCCGTATCGATGGCGACGGCTGCCTCCGCATCGACGGTTTCGCCCAGATAGCGCTGAATCGCCGCCCGGGCCTGCCGCTCGTACCACGCGTTTTCCTCTGCCTGTGTCTGGCAGCCGGAAGGCGCCTGCTCGGACCACATGACGCAGCGCACCTCGCCCGTGCGCGGAATCACCTTTACCCTCGCTTCCTCGCCGCCTGGGAACCAAAGCAGAACCTCGTGCCCGTATTCTGCGTTCTCGAGGTTCGATTCCGCCTTGGGGTAGACACAAATCTCGACGATCTGCGCTTCCTGCCAGCCTACGTCCGCCAGCCATGCGCGCATAAACGCACGCGTCGTTTCCGTATCGTCGAGCGTCCAGGACGCCGCCGACGCAAAGGACGGCCCTTCGCAGACCAGCCGGTAAACCGTTCCGTCCGGCTGCGCATAGGCTGTATAGGTGCGTTCAATCACACCACCCCATGTAGCTGTCCAACGGTATTCATTGCCGGTGCGTACAAAGACGGCGTCCGGAGCCTTCGAACTCGGGTGATCGCGGCGCTCCACGCCCTTTTCCTCCTCGTAGCGCTCCTTCGACGGCGTCTCCCGCGCGCTTTTGAAGAAGCGTGCGCACGCCCTGAGCATCTCCTCCTGTGCGTTTTGTTCCGGCAGCACAAGCCCCTGCGCCCGTCCCCCAATCAGCGCCGGTTCGGCATGCGCTACGCCAAAAAGCAGCGGCAGCGCCAGCAGCAGCGCGGCAAAGATGCGCTTTCTCATTTTCAATCGTTCCCCTTCCGTCCCTCTTTGCCTATATAGACGAAAAAGCCGCCCAGAACCTTCCAGCTCTGAACGGCTTTGATAAACTTAGTACGCTTCGTGGATCTCTATGTTCTTGTAGCGCTTCATGCCTGTACCGGCAGGGATGAGCTTGCCGATGATGACGTTTTCCTTCAGGCCCACCAGCGGATCGACCTTGCCCTTGATGGCGGCCTCGGTCAGCACGCGCGTAGTCTCCTGGAAGGACGCGGCGGACAGGAAGGACTCCGTCGCCAGCGACGCCTTCGTGATGCCCAGCAGAATGCGCTTGGCGACCGCGGGACGTCCGCCCCTCATCAGCGTCGCCTCGTTTTCCTTCTCGAAATGGAAGATGTCCACCAGGCTGCCCGGCAGCAGTTCGGTATCGCCCGCATCCTCAACGCGCACCTTGCGCAGCATCTGATGCACGATGACCTCGATGTGCTTATCGGCAATGCCGACGCCCTGCAGGCGGTAAACCATGAGGACTTCCTTGAGCAGGTGTTCCTGCACGGCCTTGACGCCCAGGATGCGCAACAGATCGTGCGGGTTGACGGAGCCCTCGGTGAGCTCGTCGCCCGCCCTCACGCGGTCGCCGTCCTTCACCTTCAGGCGGCTGCCGTAGGTGATTGGGTAGGTCTTAACCTCGCCCTCCGCGCTTGTGATGACGATTTCGCGGCGCTTCTTGGCCTCGCTCAGCTTGATTTCGCCGTCGATTTCCGCCAGCGTCGCCTCACGCTTGGGCTTGCGCGCCTCGAACAGCTCCTCGACGCGCGGAAGGCCCTGCGTGATGTCCTTTTCGGAAGCCACGCCGCCGGTGTGGAAGGTACGCATCGTCAGCTGCGTGCCCGGCTCGCCGATGGCCTGCGCCGCGACGATGCCGACTGCTTCGCCGATGTCCACGTAGCCGCCGTGCGCGAGGTTCGCGCCGTAGCACTTGACACACACGCCCGTCTCGTTGCGACAGGTCAGCACGGAACGGATCTGGCAGGTCTTGATGCCCGCGTCCACGATCTCCTTGCCCTTTTCAAAGGTAATGAGCT harbors:
- the rpsG gene encoding 30S ribosomal protein S7; protein product: MPRRGFIPKREVLPDPVYGTTLVTKLINQVMLDGKRGVAQAVCYDAFSAIAEKSGKDAMEVFQAGLNNILPSLEVKARRVGGATYQVPVEIRPERRQTLALRWLVEFSRKRGEKTMAERLAAEILDASNNAGNAVKRKEEMHRMAEANKAFAHYRW
- the rpsL gene encoding 30S ribosomal protein S12, coding for MPTINQLIRKGREKVVNKSTAPILQKCPQKRGVCLSVKTTTPKKPNSALRKIARVRLTNSIEGTCYIPGIGHNLQEHSVVLIRGGRVRDLPGVRYHIIRGALDAAGVAKRMQSRSLYGAKRPKK
- a CDS encoding ribosomal L7Ae/L30e/S12e/Gadd45 family protein; protein product: MLSELSDADRRIVGTKQLLRALDAGNVARAYVARDADPFLTKRVMDRCYDMNIPCQEIESMKVLGQACGIDVGAAAAGVQRR